A window of the Gossypium hirsutum isolate 1008001.06 chromosome A05, Gossypium_hirsutum_v2.1, whole genome shotgun sequence genome harbors these coding sequences:
- the LOC107959623 gene encoding ABC transporter G family member 5: MKKQGCEIEAVGINYKIYRQKRQNPFKIFKKNQQEVVDQELKQQEPSSQFQDACPGIRHVLKDVNCKAKPWEILAIVGPSGAGKSSLLEILAGKFTPQSGSIFVNQSPIDKAQFRKISGYVTQTDNLFPLLTVEETLMFSAKLRLRLPQAQLSSRVKSLIQELGLEHVAMARVGDDRVRGISGGERRRVSIGVDVIHDPKVLILDEPTSGLDSTSALQIIDMLKVMAETRGRTIILSIHQPGFRIVKLFSSMLLMADGSILHHGTVDQLGANLRGMGLQLPLHVNIVEFAIESIETIQQQRKGQLQVQEQGFSAPPQQKTGEEGESRSGKFTLQQLFQQSKVVDEETMNVGIDFPRDFANSRLKETMILTHRFSKNIFRTKELFACRTIQMLISGLVLGSIFHNAKDDLSGAEEKVGLFAFILTFLLSCTTEALPIFLQEREILMKETSCGSYRVSSYAIANGLVYLPFLFILAVLFSTPLYWLVGLNPNFMAFVHFLLLIWLILYTANSVVVCFSALVPNFIVGNSVISGVMGSFFLFSGYFISKHGIPKYWIFMHYISLFKYPFEGFLINEFSKSGKCLEYMLGSCLVTGEAVLREEGYGEESRWRNVLIMVCFILVYRFVSYVILRCRCSQRGLRASLS; encoded by the coding sequence ATGAAGAAACAAGGCTGTGAGATTGAAGCTGTTGGCATCAATTACAAGATCTATAGACAAAAGAGACAGAACCCttttaaaatcttcaaaaaaaaccAGCAAGAAGTGGTTGATCAAGAACTAAAACAACAAGAGCCATCATCCCAGTTTCAAGATGCATGTCCTGGGATCCGACATGTCCTAAAGGATGTAAACTGCAAAGCCAAACCATGGGAAATCCTCGCCATTGTTGGTCCAAGTGGAGCAGGGAAATCTTCCTTGCTTGAAATCCTTGCTGGGAAATTCACCCCACAAAGTGGTTCTATTTTCGTCAACCAAAGCCCCATTGATAAAGCTCAGTTCAGGAAAATCTCTGGCTATGTTACCCAAACTGACAATCTTTTTCCCCTCCTTACAGTTGAAGAAACCCTCATGTTTAGTGCCAAGTTACGTTTAAGGCTTCCTCAAGCTCAGTTGAGTAGTAGGGTTAAGTCCTTGATCCAGGAACTTGGACTAGAGCATGTAGCCATGGCTCGAGTTGGTGATGATCGGGTTCGTGGGATATCTGGTGGTGAAAGACGACGGGTTTCTATAGGTGTAGATGTGATTCATGATCCCAAAGTGTTGATTCTTGATGAACCAACTTCAGGTCTTGATAGTACGTCTGCACTTCAAATTATCGATATGCTCAAGGTCATGGCTGAAACCAGGGGAAGAACGATAATTCTCAGTATTCACCAGCCTGGTTTTCGGATTGTTAAGTTATTCAGTTCGATGCTTTTGATGGCTGATGGCTCGATTTTACATCATGGAACAGTGGACCAGCTTGGTGCAAATTTGAGGGGAATGGGGTTACAGCTTCCGCTTCATGTCAATATCGTTGAATTTGCTATCGAGTCTATTGAAACCATTCAACAGCAACGAAAAGGACAGCTTCAAGTGCAAGAACAAGGATTTTCAGCCCCACCACAACAAAAGACAGGTGAAGAAGGTGAGAGCAGAAGTGGTAAGTTCACCCTTCAACAGCTTTTTCAACAATCCAAGGTCGTTGATGAAGAAACAATGAATGTTGGAATTGATTTCCCTAGAGATTTCGCCAATTCAAGGTTGAAAGAAACCATGATTCTCACCCATAGGTTCTCCAAAAACATATTCAGAACCAAGGAGTTGTTTGCTTGTAGGACAATCCAAATGCTGATTTCAGGGCTTGTTTTAGGCTCTATCTTTCACAATGCCAAAGATGATCTCAGCGGAGCAGAAGAAAAAGTGGGTCTATTTGCATTTATATTAACATTCTTGCTTTCATGCACCACAGAAGCATTACCAATCTTTTTACAAGAAAGGGAGATTCTAATGAAAGAAACCTCGTGTGGAAGCTATAGAGTTTCATCCTACGCCATTGCTAACGGGCTTGTATATCTACCCTTCCTATTCATCCTAGCCGTTTTATTCTCAACACCTTTGTACTGGTTGGTAGGACTAAACCCAAATTTCATGGCATTCGTGCACTTCCTGCTACTCATTTGGTTAATTCTCTACACAGCAAATTCAGTCGTAGTATGTTTCAGTGCTCTAGTACCAAACTTCATAGTCGGAAACTCAGTGATATCCGGCGTGATGGGGTCATTTTTTCTCTTCTCGGGATACTTCATATCAAAACATGGGATCCCAAAGTACTGGATTTTCATGCATTACATATCATTGTTCAAGTATCCATTCGAAGGGTTTCTAATAAACGAGTTCTCAAAATCAGGGAAGTGCCTGGAATACATGTTGGGAAGCTGTTTGGTGACGGGAGAGGCAGTGTTAAGAGAAGAAGGGTATGGGGAAGAAAGCAGGTGGAGGAATGTGCTGATAATGGTGTGCTTCATCTTGGTTTACAGGTTCGTTTCTTATGTCATTCTTAGATGTAGATGCTCACAGAGGGGTCTGAGGGCATCACTTTCATGA
- the LOC107959622 gene encoding histone deacetylase 14 gives MKFRLQISFYFHKFSFIENIQCSFHYQSSRYYICITVEESRMPLSHLMELQTFRPPSFAGTMMFLVRNQVQQWKNHCRFSVNTMLSGHRFYKHLLSGRKCVSKNTKTSVSCSYSTEQNDTLPSIKQLSHARVIYAVAAALGHNKEAHPESSARVPAIVKALEKMELTPKFRGSDILELQNFNLASVDDIASVHAKAYVSGLEKAMDQASEQGLILIEGSGPTYATSTTFHESLVAAGAGLALVDSVVAASKNQLDPPTAFALIRPPGHHAIPKGPMGFCVFGNVAIAARHAQRVHGLKRVFIIDFDVHHGNGTNDAFLDDPDIFFLSTHQDGSYPGTGKFDEIGIGAGEGATLNLPLPGGSGDTAMRTVFDEVIVPCAQRFKPDIILVSAGYDGHVLDPLASLQFTTGTYYMLASNIKQLAKDLCGGRCVFFLEGGYNLDSLSYSVADSFRAFLGEPSLAAEFDDPAILYEEPSTRVKQAIQRVKHIHSL, from the exons ATGAAATTCAGGTTACAAATATCTTTCTATTTCCACAAATTTTCCTTCATAGAAAATATCCAATGTAGTTTTCATTATCAGTCATCAAGATATTATATATGTATCACAGTTGAAGAGAGTCGCATGCCGCTCAGTCATCTAATGGAGCTTCAAACCTTTCGCCCTCCCTCTTTTGCAG GAACTATGATGTTTTTGGTTCGAAACCAAGTGCAACAATGGAAGAATCATTGTAGATTTAGTGTAAATACCATGCTTTCGGGGCATAGGTTCTATAAGCATTTATTATCAGGGAGGAAATGCGTCTCGAAAAATACCAAAACTTCGGTCTCTTGTTCTTATAGCACAGAGCAGAATGATACTTTGCCATCCATAAAACAGCTGAGTCATGCGAGAGTGATTTATGCTGTGGCTGCTGCCCTGGGTCATAACAAG GAGGCACATCCAGAATCCAGTGCTAGAGTGCCTGCAATAGTGAAAGCTCTTGAGAAGATGGAGCTTACCCCAAAG TTTCGTGGCTCAGACATCCTTGAACTTCAAAATTTCAATCTTGCTTCAGTTGATGATATTGCCAGTGTTCATGCAAAGGCTTATGTATCTGGCCTTGAAAAG GCTATGGATCAGGCTTCTGAGCAAGGCCTTATTTTAATTGAAGGTTCTGGACCAACATACGCTACTTCCACA ACATTCCATGAGTCGCTAGTTGCAGCTGGAGCAGGACTTGCCTTAGTTGATTCAGTG GTTGCAGCATCAAAGAACCAACTAGATCCACCTACTGCTTTTGCTTTGATAAGACCTCCAGGACATCATGCTATTCCAAAAGGTCCAATGGGGTTCTGTGTTTTTGGCAATGTGGCTATTGCAGCTCGTCATGCTCAGCGCGTACATGGATTGAAGCGGGTCTTTATTATTGATTTTGATGTTCACCATGGTAACGGAACCAATGACGCCTTCTTGGATGATCCAGATATATTCTTTCTCTCAACCCATCAG GATGGAAGCTACCCTGGCACTGGAAAATTTGATGAGATAGGTATAGGAGCTGGTGAAGGAGCAACACTTAATCTACCTCTACCCGGAGGCTCAGGTGATACTGCAATGAGAACAGTTTTCGATGAAGTCATCGTGCCCTGCGCTCAAAGGTTCAAACCAGATATAATCCTTGTCTCTGCTGG GTATGATGGTCACGTATTGGATCCACTAGCCAGTCTACAGTTTACAACAGGAACGTACTACATGCTTGCATCTAATATCAAACAGCTTGCCAAAGATTTATGTGGTGGTCGCTGCGTATTTTTCCTGGAAGGAGGATACAACCTCGATTCACTTTCGTATTCGGTGGCAGACTCATTCCGAGCATTTCTTGGTGAGCCAAGTTTGGCAGCTGAGTTTGATGACCCTGCAATATTGTATGAAGAACCATCAACCAGGGTGAAGCAAGCGATTCAGAGAGTAAAGCACATACATTCACTGTGA